The DNA region GCATACGCGCAACGCACTCCGCTCGGGCGCGACCCCGCGTGAAGTGGCCGAGGTGATCAACCAGATGGCGCTCTATGGTGGGTTTCCCGCGATGATCAACGCGTTGAATGCGGCCCTTGAGGTGTTTGAGGAAGAGGGACAGGCATGAGTGACACTGCGCAAAACCCGTTCGAGGCGCTGTTCAAGCAGACCCAGGACATGACCGAGGCATGGCTGAAAGCCGCCGCGCCCGCGATGTCGTCTGGCCAGTTCGAGAAGATGTGGCCCCAAGTTCCGGCAGAGATGCTGGAGGCATTCATGGGCAAGCAGTTCAACCCCGGCGGGTTGGATGCGAAGACGCGGCTTTTGCTGACATTGCAGGGTCTGACCATTCAGGGCGCGCTGGCCGAGATGCAGATCCGCATCACGGTGCGGCAGGCAATCTCCGTGGGCGCCACCCCGCAGGAAATTGCGGAGGCCATCGGCATGGCGGGCCTGTTCGGCGGCGCACCGGCGATGACAAAGGCGATGGAACTGGCGAAGCAGGCCATCGACGGCGACGCAGAGCCCAATTCCGGAGGGAATACCTGACATGACGATTGTGGATTTCACCTTCTACCTTTTCGCGTTGTCCGTGGTTGCGGGCGGTCTGTTCACGGTCACTTCGAAAAACCCGGTGCATTCGGTCCTGTGGCTGATCCTGGCGTTCCTGTCATCGGCGGGGCTGTTCGTGCTTCTCGGCGCGGAATTCGTGGCGATGCTGATGATCATCGTCTATGTGGGCGCGGTGGCGGTGCTGTTCCTGTTCGTCGTGATGATGCTGGATGTGGATTTTGCCGAGCTGAAGGCGGAGATGGCCAAATACGTGCCTCTTGGCGGGTTGATCGGCGTGATCCTCCTGATGCAGCTGACGCTGGCGTTCGGTGTGTGGGAGGCGGCCGACGGCGTTGATATCAGCGCGACGCCCATCGGCACGCCTGAGGGGGCGGGCGATCACAACACGCAGGCGTTGGGCCTGATCGTCTATGACGACTATTTCCTCGCCTTCCAGCTCTCGGGTCTGATCCTTTTGGTCGCCATGGTGGGCGCGATTGTCCTGACGCTCCGCCACCGGGTGGACGTGAAGCGGCAGGATGTCGTGGCGCAGATGATGCGCGATCCGGCCAAGGCGATGGAGTTGAAGGACGTGAAACCGGGGCAGGGGCTGTAGGTGCATCGCGCGGCGATCATATTGCTCCTCG from Jannaschia sp. CCS1 includes:
- a CDS encoding carboxymuconolactone decarboxylase family protein; its protein translation is MSDTAQNPFEALFKQTQDMTEAWLKAAAPAMSSGQFEKMWPQVPAEMLEAFMGKQFNPGGLDAKTRLLLTLQGLTIQGALAEMQIRITVRQAISVGATPQEIAEAIGMAGLFGGAPAMTKAMELAKQAIDGDAEPNSGGNT
- a CDS encoding NADH-quinone oxidoreductase subunit J, which translates into the protein MTIVDFTFYLFALSVVAGGLFTVTSKNPVHSVLWLILAFLSSAGLFVLLGAEFVAMLMIIVYVGAVAVLFLFVVMMLDVDFAELKAEMAKYVPLGGLIGVILLMQLTLAFGVWEAADGVDISATPIGTPEGAGDHNTQALGLIVYDDYFLAFQLSGLILLVAMVGAIVLTLRHRVDVKRQDVVAQMMRDPAKAMELKDVKPGQGL